A single window of Vigna radiata var. radiata cultivar VC1973A chromosome 4, Vradiata_ver6, whole genome shotgun sequence DNA harbors:
- the LOC106759205 gene encoding nodulin homeobox isoform X1, with product MTNYMFCPVSEKCNCLIDVGPEYWRTPYPVLTLKSYRFSRMRIAKEESSSNAAQAISLISAVKELQGVTVLDLNKLLRDSENFTIQYLTEKGSTLKIDMEKLAGSLPLHLSTVLMSAVRNEALFRYLLRGIRLLHSLCDLASRNSKFEQILLDDVKVMEQLTDLVFYMLIVLGGYRKECHAFSDMPLLHSTLVACNLHLLTGFISTQWQDIVHVLLAHPKIDIFMDAAFGSVRMVVSFLENTLGAYQEDVSVESNLTAEQIVYYLCQQCEASLQFLQSLCQQKLFKERLLKNKELCEKGSILFLARSILKLHIPPSFPSRVMAAISRLKAKILSILLSLCEAESISYLDEVASSARSLDLAKSVALEVFDLLKKAFGRDPGHLTDERSHPMGFVQLNAMRLADIFSDDSNFRSYMILCFTKVLTAIISLSHGDFLSCWCSSNLPEMEEDASLEYDIFAAVGWILDNTTLDVRNATNLEFNLVPNSMPKASYAHHRTSLFVKFFANLHCFVPNICEEQERNLFVLKVMECLQMDLSNLLPGFSFGSDAPKAAIASRNLRSLLSHAESLIPKFLNVEDVQLLRVFFGELQSLFATTGFGENQVQDSKFEESLSWDKISKFNINEHYQEAQSAGGCPPSLTGKEHADLNKKGGNFKEGMSENSAFPDMDQHNTRVEETNQGKGLNRQNQVDDKGIPGKSASGGARDMDKDAQNVETSGSDTSSAKGKNVVDHMDIGELSKSNERLKRTAVEENPEDEKIELSQRRKRKRTIMNDKQVMLIERALKDEPDMQRNAVSLQSWAEKLSVHGSEVTSSQLKNWLNNRKARLARTARDVRAAGGDVDNPVLEKQRGPVPVSYDSPESPGDVSLAARIASGDNKPEPSLARFVDLGSPEFGRCNAGQYVILVGARGDEIGRGKVFQMHGKWYGKSLEESASCVVDVSELKADKGTRLPFPSEATGTTFAEAETKFGVMRVLWGSNRVYPLRSEI from the exons ATGACAAATTACATGTTTTGTCCAGTATCCGAAAAGTGTAATTGCT TAATAGATGTCGGACCGGAATACTGGAGAACCCCCTACCCCGTTTTAACTCTGAAG TCTTATCGTTTCTCAAGAATGAGGATTGCCAAGGAAGAATCATCGAGCAATGCTGCACAG GCAATAAGCTTGATATCAGCAGTGAAGGAATTGCAAGGGGTCACTGTTCTGGATCTCAATAAATTATTGAGAGACTCTGAAAATTTCACTATTCAATACCTTACTGAAAAAGGATCAACGCTGAAG ATTGATATGGAAAAACTTGCGGGATCTCTTCCATTGCACCTCAGTACCGTGTTGATGTCAGCTGTCAGAAATGAAGCCTTGTTCAGATACTTGTTACGTGGCATTCGACTCTTGCATTCCCTGTGTGATTTAGCCTCCCGAAATTCTAAATTCGAGCAG ATTTTGCTAGATGATGTGAAAGTTATGGAACAGCTGACTGACTTGGTTTTCTACATGCTAATTGTTCTTGGTGGATACAGAAAG GAATGCCATGCTTTCAGTGATATGCCTCTTTTGCATTCAACTCTTGTTGCATGCAATTTACATCTATTGACAGGGTTCATTTCAACACAATGGCAAGATATTGTTCATGTATTGCTTGCGCACCCCAAG ATTGACATATTTATGGATGCAGCTTTTGGATCAGTTCGCATGGTTGTTAGTTTTCTTGAGAATACACTTGGAGCATACCAAGAAGATGTTTCTGTGGAATCAAATCTTACCGCAGAACAAATAGTTTATTATCTCTGCCAGCAGTGTGAAGCTTCTCTCCAGTTTCTGCAGTCTCTTTGCCAACAGAAATTGTTTAAGGAGCGCCTGCTAAAGAATAAG GAATTATGTGAAAAGGGAAGCATTCTTTTTCTGGCTCGATCCATTTTGAAGTTACACATTCCGCCATCTTTTCCATCTAGGGTCATGGCTGCTATTTCTAGGCTGAAGGCTAAAATACTATCTATT CTGCTGAGTTTGTGTGAAGCAGAAAGTATTTCTTATCTTGATGAAGTAGCCAGCTCAGCACGAAGTTTGGATTTGGCTAAATCTGTTGCATTAGAG GTTTTTGACTTGTTGAAGAAAGCTTTTGGAAGAGATCCAGGGCATCTCACTGATGAAAGAAGTCACCCAATGGGGTTTGTACAGCTCAATGCAATGCGTCTTGCTGACATCTTCTCTGACGATTCAAACTTTCGATCTTACATGATACTTTGTTTT ACTAAAGTTCTGACAGCAATAATTTCACTCTCCCATGGAGATTTTTTATCCTGTTGGTGTTCATCTAATCTGCCAGAGATGGAGGAAGATGCTAGTCTTGAATATGATATATTTGCTGCAGTTGGATGGATTTTAGATAATACTACACTAGATGTAAGAAATGCTACAAATTTGGAATTCAACCTAGTCCCTAACAGCATGCCTAAGGCTTCTTATGCACATCATAGGACATCATTGTTTGTCAAGTTCTTTGCAAACCTTCATTGTTTTGTTCCCAACATATGCGAAG AGCAGGAGAGGAACCTTTTTGTTCTCAAGGTCATGGAGTGCCTACAAATGGATCTATCTAACTTGCTGCCTGGATTTTCTTTTGGTTCTGATGCTCCAAAAGCTGCCATTGCTAGCAGAAACCTTC GCTCATTGTTAAGTCATGCAGAATCTTTGATTCCAAAATTCTTAAATGTGGAGGATGTGCAACTTTTAAG AGTGTTTTTTGGTGAATTACAATCACTGTTTGCAACTACTGGATTTGGGGAAAATCAAGTCCAA GATAGCAAATTTGAGGAGTCATTATCTTGGGATAAGATTTCTAAGTTCAACATCAATGAACATTATCAG GAGGCACAGAGTGCAGGCGGATGTCCACCATCTTTAACTGGAAAAGAACACGCTGATCTTAATAAGAAGGGTGGTAACTTCAAGGAAGGAATGTCTGAGAATTCTGCATTTCCGGACATGGACCAACATAATACCAGAGTTGAAGAGACAAATCAAGGCAAGGGCTTAAATAGGCAAAATCAGGTGGATGATAAAGGCATACCTGGTAAAAGTGCATCAGGAGGAGCAAGAGATATGGACAAGGATGCTCAGAATGTTGAAACAAGTGGTTCAGATACTAGTTCTGCAAAAGGAAAGAATGTTGTTGATCATATGGATATTGGAGAActttcaaaatcaaatgaaCGTCTTAAAAGAACTGCAGTTGAGGAAAATCCAGAGGATGAAAAGATTGAGCTTTCACAAAGGAGAAAACGGAAGCGAACAATAATGAATGATAAACAGGTGATGCTGATTGAGAGGGCACTCAAAGATGAGCCTGACATGCAGCGAAATGCAGTTTCACTTCAATCATGGGCCGAAAAACTAAGCGTGCAT GGTTCCGAGGTTACATCTTCACAGCTTAAAAATTG GTTGAACAACCGAAAAGCTAGGCTTGCTCGCACAGCTAGGGATGTTCGCGCAGCAGGAGGCGATGTTGACAATCCTGTCCTAGAAAAGCAAAGAGGGCCAGTACCTGTGTCCTATGACTCGCCTGAGAGTCCAGGTGACGTATCACTTGCTGCGAGAATAGCTTCAGGCGATAATAAACCAGAGCCTTCTCTGGCTCGATTTGTTGATCTTGGTTCTCCAGAATTTGGTCGTTGCAATGCAGGTCAGTATGTTATACTTGTTGGTGCCCGAGGTGATGAAATTGGCAGAGGAAAAGTGTTTCAGATGCACGGTAAGTGGTATGGGAAGAGTTTGGAGGAATCAGCCAGCTGCGTTGTGGATGTTTCTGAGCTCAAAGCTGATAAAGGCACGCGGCTACCCTTTCCATCAGAAGCCACTGGCACCACATTTGCAGAGGCTGAAACAAAGTTTGGTGTCATGAGGGTGTTATGGGGTTCGAACAGAGTTTATCCATTGCGGTCTGAAATCTGA